In Chitinivibrionales bacterium, the genomic window AGATGGTGGCGTCGCATTTCAGCGCCAACATGATGGCGAACTGTTTCGTTCCAAAGGCGCAATATTTCAAGTCGCTGCTGTCAACATCCGCGCTGATGAACGCGGTTTTTCTCTTGTCGATTATCATCTTGCCGAGATTTCCGTCCGGCCTCATCAATGTTCCCAACAAGGATTTCTGGATGCGGCAGGAGAACAGACCGGTGCTGAACAGCATCCTGACATCGAGGCTTTTCGGGCTGCTTACAGGGATAAACCTGATATTTACGGTTCTGTCGTATTACGTTTATAAGGCAAACATGTCCGCCGCGAAGATGCTGAGCTGGCACTTTCATGTGGTGATGGTGGCGTTTCTGGTTTTTGTGGTGGGCGGGATGGTGCAGATGATGGCGAGGTTGAGAAAGAAGAATACGCCGCTTGAAAGGTAAAAAAATGAAGATAGCCACAGAGACACAGAGGACACAGAGAAAAAAGAGAGATGAAAGTTGGAGGTTGAAAGCATGATGCAGGAAGCGCAAAAGCAAAGGGCGCATTCTTATCGTGTCAATGTGATCGCGCCGCTTGACTGATGCATCCCGTCCGAAAAGCTGATGCAGTAAACGCCGCGGCGCACCGGCAGCCGCTCCCAGGCCACGGTATGCCGCCCTGCCGGCTGCGACCGGATCCAATCGCTAAGGTCCGCAACAAGCCCGCCCCTCAGATCAAAGAACCGTAGAAATGCGTTTGCGGGTTCCTGAATGTTAAACGATAGACCGCTGGCATTTTTTTCCATGGATGGTGTGGCTGCGATTGGTTTCGCGAATCCATTTTGCACGTTGGTTTTCTTCTGATACCACCGTATCCAGTCGACGGTCAGGTATTGCGGCAGCACCGTCGAGGCGTCCGGGTTGCCGGCAAACCCGACTCCGCCGAGCGCCAGGTCGATGGTGAGCGAATGCGGCTGATGGAATTCTGACATGTACGCCGGAGTGATGTCAACCTGAAAATAGGGCGTTGCGGCGCTGTCCAAATAAAACGACAGGTTTTCCTCGTCCCATATGAGGGTGAAGACGTGGAATTGGTCTGCCATGCGGCCGGGGACCTGGATTGATTTCTTGAGCTCGTTGGGAAAATCCGCAAGATCGGTGTAATGGACAACCGCGAAATTCGAATTGTCGCCCCGATCATCCGTATAATTCTCGCCGCAGGCCATTTCGAAGATGTCGATCTCGCCGCAGGCCGGCCACGGTGTGTTGTAGGGCGGGTTGAAGTCCGAACCGAGCGTCCATACCGCGGGCCATACGGCCTGGCTGTAGGGCGCCTTGAGCCGTACCTGTATTTTCCCGTATTGCAACTCGATCTTCTGCCGCGTCGTGATGCGCGAGGAGGTGTATTGCGCGGAGCCCAT contains:
- a CDS encoding glycoside hydrolase family 16 protein, encoding MKSFGTILALLGIVAWCAGQDSTWSLVWSDEFNGNALDTASWTYDVGTGDQGWGNGELQFYTPGDNLSFNDSCLVIELRRQLMGSAQYTSSRITTRQKIELQYGKIQVRLKAPYSQAVWPAVWTLGSDFNPPYNTPWPACGEIDIFEMACGENYTDDRGDNSNFAVVHYTDLADFPNELKKSIQVPGRMADQFHVFTLIWDEENLSFYLDSAATPYFQVDITPAYMSEFHQPHSLTIDLALGGVGFAGNPDASTVLPQYLTVDWIRWYQKKTNVQNGFAKPIAATPSMEKNASGLSFNIQEPANAFLRFFDLRGGLVADLSDWIRSQPAGRHTVAWERLPVRRGVYCISFSDGMHQSSGAITLTR